The genomic segment GCCACCGAGATCCGGCAGGTGGTGCCCGCGATCGTGGACCACCCCGGTCCCGTCTACCTGCGACTCAAGCGGGGCGAGATCCCGGTCATCTTCGACTCGGAGTACGAGTTCCGGCTGGACCGGGCGACCCGGTTGCGCGAGGGCGCCGAGGCCGTCGTCATCGCCAACGGCATGATGCTCCCCGCCGCCATCGCCGCCACCGACCTGCTCGTCGCGGCCGGAGTCGACTGCGCCCTGGTGCACGTGCCGGTCGTCAAACCACTGGACACCGCGACCGTCGTCGCCGCCGTCGTCGGCACCCGGGCGGTCGTCACCGCCGAGAACCACACCATCATCGGCGGTCTCGGCTCGGCCGTGGCCGAGGCCATGGCCGAGGCCGGACTCGGCTCCCGGCTGCGCCGCGTCGGGTTACGCGACACCTTCGCCGAGGGCGCGCTCACCGCCCACCACCTCTTCGAGGCATACCACCTGCGTACCCAGTCCATCGTCGACGCCGCCTGGTCGGCCCTGGACCGAACCGGACCCGCCCCCGAGGCGCCGTCCGGGCGACCCGTCGCCGGCGAGTACTCGCCCGTCTGATCCGGAGAGAATCATGACCAGCTTCTACGCACCGTCCGCCGAGACCAGCCCGATCGCCTCACTCGGCGCCACCATGGGGGTCGACTGGGAGAACCGGGTCGACTTCGCCCGGCTCCGGGATGAGCGGTTCGCGAAGGTCCAGGCCGCCTTCGAACGCTCCGACCTCGGCGCGCTGATCCTCTTCGACATGAACAACATCCGTTACACCACCGGGACCCACATCGGGAACTGGGCCCGGGACAAGCTCTTCCGGTGCGCGCTGGTGATGCGTGGGCAGGAGCCGATCCTCTGGGACATCGGCTCGGCCGCCCGGACCCACCAGCAGTTCGCGCCCTGGTTCGGCAAGGAGAGCTGGCGGGCCGGGATCTCGAGCTGGCGGGGGTCGATCCCGGAAGAGGTCGGTATCGAGCGCGGCAACGCCGCCCGGGCGGCCCAGATCCTCCGCGAGCACGGCCTCGCCGACGAGCCGATCGGCGTCGATGTCGTGGAACTACCGGTACTGCGGGCGCTGGAGCGCGAAGGGCTCTCGATCGTCGATGGGCACAGCTTCATGCAGGACGTGCGGGCGGTGAAGACCGCCGACGAGATCGCCCTGCTCGACCACTCCGCCGGCCTGGTCGACGGGGCGTACGAGGAACTGTTCCGCGCACTGCGGCCCGGCGTACGGGAGAACGACTGCGTGGCCCTGGTCAACCGCTACCTCTACGAACGGGGCTCGGAGGAGGTCGAGGCGGTCAACTCGATCTCCGGTGGGCGGTGCAGCCCGCACCCGCACGTCTTCTCGGACCGGCTGATCCGGCCCGGTGACACCGCCTACTTCGACATCATCCACTCCTTCAACGGTTACCGGACCTGCTACTACCGGACCTTCAACGTCGGTGGTGCCAACCGGGCGCAGGTCGAGGCGTACAAGCGGGCCCGGGAGTTCATGGACAACGCCATCGCGGAGATCCGGCCCGGCGCGACCTCGGCGGACGTGGTGCGGCACTTCCCCGCCGCCGAGGAGTTCGGCTACGCCTCCGAGGAGGAGGCGTTCGGGCTGCAGTACTGCCACGGGCTCGGGTTGTCGAACTGGGAGCGGCCGTTGATGAGCCGTTACCACTCGTTCGAGCACCCGGTGACCCTGGAGCAGGGGATGGTCTTCGCGATCGAGACGTACTGGCCCACGCCGGACGGCAGCGCCGCCGCCCGGATCGAGGAGGAGGTCGTGGTCACCGCCGACGGCTGCCAGTTGTTGACCCGGTTCCCCGCCGACCAGTTGTACGTGACGGGGATCCGGTACACCGCCGGCGTGGACCTGCTGCGGTGACACCGATCAGCCTTTCGCCGGATCGGGCCGGCATCGGAATCGTTCGACGAGGAGAGATGTGATGACCAGCAGCACACCGACCCTGGGCTGGCTCGGGACCGGCCGGATGGGCGCCGCGATGGCCGGCCGGCTGTTGGACGCCGGCCACCCGGTGGCGGTCTGGAACCGGACCCGGGCCAAGGCCGAACCGCTCGCCGGGCGGGGCGCCACGGTCGTCGACCAGATCACCGATTTGGTCGACCGGGACATTGTCTTCGTCATGGTCTCCACCCCTGACGACCTGCGGGAGGTGCTGCTCGGCGGGTCCGGTCTGCTCTCCCGGGACAGCGGCCGACCCGGCACCGTCGTGGACTGCTCGACGGTCTCGGCGGAGGTGTCGGCGGAGGTCCGCGCCGCGGCGGCCGAACTCGGCGTCGAGTTCCTCGCCGCCCCGGTGAGTGGGAACCCGCACGTCGTCGCGGAGGGTGGTGCCAGCCTGGTCGCCTCCGGTGGGCGGGCGACCTTCGACCGGGCCGAGCCGTTTCTGGCGGCGATCGGCCGAACCGTCGTGTACGCCGGTCCCGACGAGCAGAGCCGACTGGTGAAGCTCTGCCACAACCTCTATCTCGGCATGGTGGTCGAGTCGCTGGTCGAGGTGGTCACGCTGGCCGAGAAGGGGGGTGTGGACCGGGCCGCCTTCCTGGAGTTCCTCAACGGCACCGTGCTCGCCTCCGACTGGGTCCGCAAGCGCACCCCGGACCTGATCTCCCGGGACTGGAATCCGACCTTCACCACGGCCCTGCTGCGTAAGGACTTCGATCTCGGCCTGGGCGCGGCCCGCGCCAACGAGGTGCCGATGCCGGTGGGAAGCCTGGTGCACCAGCTCATCCAGGTCGCGATCGGGCGCGGTTTCCGGGACC from the Solwaraspora sp. WMMD1047 genome contains:
- a CDS encoding transketolase C-terminal domain-containing protein, whose translation is MRRPPYPTVLKPYGSTLLELARSDERIVCLSGDLTRQCEVDLFRDELPERFVNVGMAEANMMGIAGALAREGLVPFAHTFGVFATRRPFDQIVNAIAYPNLPVRIVGFMPGVSSPGGPSHQAIEDVALMRALPNLTVIDAADATEIRQVVPAIVDHPGPVYLRLKRGEIPVIFDSEYEFRLDRATRLREGAEAVVIANGMMLPAAIAATDLLVAAGVDCALVHVPVVKPLDTATVVAAVVGTRAVVTAENHTIIGGLGSAVAEAMAEAGLGSRLRRVGLRDTFAEGALTAHHLFEAYHLRTQSIVDAAWSALDRTGPAPEAPSGRPVAGEYSPV
- a CDS encoding Xaa-Pro peptidase family protein; this translates as MTSFYAPSAETSPIASLGATMGVDWENRVDFARLRDERFAKVQAAFERSDLGALILFDMNNIRYTTGTHIGNWARDKLFRCALVMRGQEPILWDIGSAARTHQQFAPWFGKESWRAGISSWRGSIPEEVGIERGNAARAAQILREHGLADEPIGVDVVELPVLRALEREGLSIVDGHSFMQDVRAVKTADEIALLDHSAGLVDGAYEELFRALRPGVRENDCVALVNRYLYERGSEEVEAVNSISGGRCSPHPHVFSDRLIRPGDTAYFDIIHSFNGYRTCYYRTFNVGGANRAQVEAYKRAREFMDNAIAEIRPGATSADVVRHFPAAEEFGYASEEEAFGLQYCHGLGLSNWERPLMSRYHSFEHPVTLEQGMVFAIETYWPTPDGSAAARIEEEVVVTADGCQLLTRFPADQLYVTGIRYTAGVDLLR
- a CDS encoding NAD(P)-dependent oxidoreductase, coding for MTSSTPTLGWLGTGRMGAAMAGRLLDAGHPVAVWNRTRAKAEPLAGRGATVVDQITDLVDRDIVFVMVSTPDDLREVLLGGSGLLSRDSGRPGTVVDCSTVSAEVSAEVRAAAAELGVEFLAAPVSGNPHVVAEGGASLVASGGRATFDRAEPFLAAIGRTVVYAGPDEQSRLVKLCHNLYLGMVVESLVEVVTLAEKGGVDRAAFLEFLNGTVLASDWVRKRTPDLISRDWNPTFTTALLRKDFDLGLGAARANEVPMPVGSLVHQLIQVAIGRGFRDRDFLAMYDVQAAAAGLDPDGSGAAGPAGSARTGSGTGGSGAGGGGVE